The following nucleotide sequence is from Anopheles stephensi strain Indian chromosome 3, UCI_ANSTEP_V1.0, whole genome shotgun sequence.
AACCggttcctcttcctcctcgacATCGACCACAATTTCATCCGTCTGTTCTTCCACCACACTTTCGGGCTCCTCGGTCGTCTTTTGCTTCGTGCCGCTATCCGATGACGCAAGCGAAATATCTTCGACGGCAATCGAAACTTCCGCTGGGTCTTTCGCGGCCGCTACATTCACAGCCGGCTCCGAtcccgatccgttctgcagcACGTCCCGGTGCACCTCATCTTCCTCCTCatcgatcacgatcacgaCGGAACTGTTGGACATTTGGCGCGTATCGCGCATCGGGCTGCCAGAGTGGGACAGActgcttttgctgcttttgctgCGCCCAATACCGCTCGATGTGCTTTCCTCCATCGAGCTGCTGTACTGCGATTCGATCGATTTCGTGCTCGAGACCGGAAGATCGTTCTTCTGTTGGTGTGTTCGTTTGGTTTTGctattactactactgctaccactactactgccgCTGCTGAGAGCGTTATGATGGTTAGGCACTACGGTTGTCGAATGAGTCTTGTCTACCAGCCCGGCAGCATGAGCTCCAATGTTCGTCGTTCTCCGTTCCCGGTGCGCAGGTGGAACCggggtcgtcgtcgtcgtcgccgccgTCGTTATCGTCATCGTTTGCGTCTGTAGCATTGCACTGCCTAAGCTCCTTCGCCGAAAAGCGCCCTCCTTGTGCAACCGGAAACCATTCTCTTCCGCCAGCTTAAATGCATCGTACGTGTTGCGCACGTTTGTCTGCAGCTTGTCGAACGGTACCTTCGCCTGGCTCGGCAATCCACGGCTGTACGCAGCCAGCGAGGACTGCTGCCCCCGACGCTTGCTCACGTCACACAGCAACCAGTCGTGACTCTGCAGCTCCTGCATCGTAATGCGCTGCTCCGGGTTGACGGTGAGCAGCGCACGGACCAGATTCTTCGCACTTTCGCTCACACCCATCCAGATGCTGGAGCTGAGATCGAACGAACCGCGCCGTATTTTGTCGGTAATGATTTCCATCTGCTTCGAGGTCGAGGCGAGATTGTCGTGGCCGAAGAACTGACGCGGTGTGAACGGTGCCTGACCACACAGCATCGTGTAGAGGATGACGCCGAGCGACCACAGATCGGTCGTTTCAAGGGAGTACGAAGAATtggagatggtggtggtggtggtggtaccaTCCGTGTGCATATTGCTGATCACTTCAGGCGCTGTATAGCCGAGCGTGCCGGCCGGGATCCTGCTTTCACCGGTATTGCTGTCCAGCCGCTGGGCAAACCCGAAATCGATCAACCGTAACCGATCGTTGGACGCACGCTCGAAGATAATGTTTTCCGGCTTCAGGTCGCGGTGGGCGTAGCCTTGCCGATGGATAAAGGCGACCGCATCTACCATCTGGGAAAAGTAGCCCCGAATGCGGGACTCCGTTTGCTGGCTCGGTTGTCGATTGATGCGCTGCAACAGCTCACCACCATCGAGCAGCTCGAGCACGAGATATATGTAGTCTTTGTCTTCCATCATCTCCACAAACTGCACCACGTTTGGATGGCCTTGCAGTTCACGCAATGCTTCCGCCTCGTGTTTGGCGAACCCGGCCGTATGTGGGTGATTGAACAGAATCTTAACGGCGaagtagctgctgctgcgtaaCCGCTGGCACTTGAAGCACGTCGAGTACGAACCGACTCCGATGGCTGAATCGCTCGTCAGGGTGTACTTGCGGAAGAAGGGCGATTGCTGTTGATTTAGAACATAGAACATAGAACACACACTTCAATAAGGAATGTTTGTCTAATAGGAGGAAGAGCATACCTTCGACGCCGTTTGTCTGATGTAGTTCTCCTGCGGGCGCATATTGTGGATCGGGATGAACTTGTTCCGATCGGCGACGTTTTTGGTAAGGAGCTTCGGTGAAACGTAGGAGTAACCTGTTGTGCGAAACGAAGGGCAAGTTgagataaattaaaaactaTTCCGCAACCGATTACCGCACCGCCGGAAACATTACCCCTAAACAACCGGTCAGCATTCTTTGGCGGGTTGCACGGATTTTCCACCACATCCAGCTTGGTAAACTCCGAGCTAAAGTTGCGCGTATCGCGATCATTCTCGGCCACCGGTGGAAACGGGGCCTGTATCTGTTTCCGCACCAACCGGGACCAGTTGATCGAGCGCAGGAACGGATGGGACTTCAGCTCGGACGCATCCGATTTGCCGCTGCCCAGCCTGCGCTTCGGATCCTTCACCAGCAGCTTGCGGATAAAGTCGGTCGCTTCGGCGGATAAATTTTCCGGAATGATCGCTTCCGTCTCCGTGATACGGCGGGCAATGTCGTTGGGTTCGGCCGCGAACGGTGACGCGCCGGTAAGCAGCTCGAACGTTAGCACACCGACCGACCACCAGTCGACGGCAGTGTCGTGGCCCTGCTGCGTTGGTTTCAGTATTTCCGGCGCCATGTACTCGACCGTGCCGCAGAAGCTGTGGGCACGCTCGTTTTCGTAGACAAGCTCGCGGGACAGCCCGAAGTCGGTCAGCACAATATGGCCGTCCATGTCGACGAGAATGTTTTCCAGCTTGATGTCCCGATACACGATACCGAGCTAGGGCAGTGCAGAGCAGAAGTAAGGAAGTATATCGTTAGTGCGCTTTCCAAGGATTTTTTCTAGATTCCTCTCACGCTTACCTTGTGCAGATGTTCAATTGCAACTATGATCTCGGCAATGTAGATCTGTACGGCCGATTCTTCAAACAGCAATCGTTTGCAAAGCAGCGTGAACAGTTCGCCACCGATCACATAGTCCAGAATGAGGTACAGCTTCGATTCCGTCTGGAAGGCGTAGTGCATCGTGACCAGAAACGGAGCTTCCTGTATCGCTTCAAGCACCTGAATGATGGAAGAAGAATGCTTAGGCATCGTCCTATGTTCTGAGCTCTTGCTCGACCAATCCTACCTGTCGTTCGGTTCGTGTGTGTTCTGCGGTCTTTTTCTTCAGGCTGACGATACCCTTCTTCAGCACTTTCATGGCGTAGATTTTGTTCTTGTCCACACCGGTCAGCTTGCGCACCAAGTACACCGTCCCGTAGGCTATGGAGAGGTGGTCCACGAAGAAGAGTTACAATTAGCACAACACGTGTAAACCATAAACACCACCATCGAATCAAGTTGTTTACCTCCCGTTCCAAGGACTTTTAGCAtctcgaagtcgtccaaactCACTTTGTCCTGGTCGTTAAGTTGAACTGGAATCAAAGGAATGGAAATAACACTTTAGTGCTCAGTTTTCCGATCCGATTGTATGATATGCTCATTTATCCAACTGTCTAAAATATAttcttcaaataaatattaaacatcAAACCACATTGAGAGCTTGCCCATCACCTCCAGAGCCGGGTCAGTGTTTGCCATCCTGTGTGGTGGTgtcttttttgctcttttttttgctctcgagAATGGTGTCACGACACAGATCGATTCCGCACCACCGCCAACATCCACAGCATAGATTCATCATGTTCCGTTCTCCCTCAATTTCAAAAAATCGGTGGCGCTTGGATGCCTCCAACAAGTACCAACGAAGGGTGGTGGACGACAGCACGAACCATTCTTCGTGGGCTtgccgcttctgggttgggcgGCCGACGGGATGTTTATGGGGCGGCATAATCACGGCAAGGTAGGATGGATGGCGagaagaaagcatgatttgATGACCTACTTCTTGCGTTTGCGTACGTTTACGCCGCTAATAtgattgtgtgtgagtgttgcaTATGGGTTGCTAGCAGTGTTAGTGATGGACACCGCCGTAATAGTAATAGTAAGCCATGCAATGCCACCTGCGCACAACGCTTGTCGGCACAAACGGACGGTAGTGGTATACACAAcaatttgatattttattattacttGCAAAACAATCAGTAACTCTTCGAAACCGGGTTGAAGAAATAAATCGTAATAAAATATATGGTATAGACTTTtgggaaacaaaaatttaaatcgcttttcatcttcattccattgaaaaagaaaatcgaagGCGAGTTCCATTTTTCCGCCCGCATGCCAGTGGAAACCCGTTAGCCGTGAGTTACTTCCGTTACTTCGGACTGCTGATTCCGAAGGCCGGCTGTGGAAGCAACCACAACCTAACGGAACCCCACACGCGCAGGTTTTGGCCTCTTATGCTGCCCTCCTCCTTGGCGGACCTTCGCGTTAGAGCAAGATAGCTGCCGCAGAAGAgaatgtgtgagtgagtgtacACTAGGTTAGGGGTTAGGGAAGCAGTGAAATCTATCTTTACATAACTGCGTAttgtttctctctcgctctcgcccaCTCCCCCTCTCCACGTACACcggatttgttgttttgcctcAGCAACACCCGTTGCAGGAATGCCGATTTCCAGCACCTATACCAACGTGCCATCGATACAGCACAACATAACAAAAATACTATGTTGAAGGTTCCCTCTTTCCGTGAGTGACAGTGTGcgctctttctccctctctcgctctctcgcactctcaaaagcattttacgcgtaaatggGGAGGATTTTGTGGGTGAGAGAGCCGCCGACGGAAAAGTCCGGTTTGAAGCATGGTTTGATTATGTTggtttcaaacaaacaataacacctGTAGCATTCGCGTACAGTTGGATGCTGCtttagtgtgcgtgtgtgtgtggtgcctATGTAGtaacttctactactactaccatccCTCTCACAGCATGTAAACTgaacggaaggaaggaaacggtggattttttttatctcaatcACCGGCACACGCATGCACGTACGCAAAAACTTCATCTTTCAATTGGCAAATACACGCAACGGCGCATATCTGCTGCTTCGAGTGCAATAATAATCACAACACCACGGCGTAACTGTCAAAAAATGAAGGCGTTATATGCGTTACGGTGGCGTTACCAAAGTATTATAATCTAAGTAGTACACCATAACCGTAACGCCGTTTTAATAATTCccttaaaacattaaaattttGTTATGGAATTCATCGCTACGACGAATGCCGAAGCCAAAATGGATAAATTTCTTCAAATGGCGCAGTAGCAGAATATGGCCTCATTATATTTTATCGtgctgtggttttttttttctttcatgctATGCCGATTTTCTAcagttcgttttgtttgctccgctgttgttgttgtggtggttgttgatGTGTGGTTAGCAATTTGCTTTGTCATGCTCCatcatattttgttttttttatttaaacttttcGCCTTGGACCGAGCTTTGCGGGGTGGAACATTTTTCGGAGCCTTAAAGAAATGGCCACACAAACTTGATAAAGGTTGTTTATGGGATGTGCACACGTTCTTTCAGGTGTGTTTCATTCCATTCGAAGCTCGCAAAAAGGCTCGTTTGTAAATAAATGGTATAACTTTCGTTTTATTCAAAATGGAAGCCAGCTTTTCTTGCCTCAAGGGAAACTCATGAGAACACAGTTACATaattaaaacgttttcgtTACAGCCAAGGCCACCACACTATACCAGAGGCATGACATGGGCTAAGTGAAGCACCAACAAAATGAGCTACTGCACTGCAAAACGAGCTATTTTGCAAACCATCATCACAACACACAATGgcaaataaaaccaacccTTTCGCACCAAACCGCATAGGTGTCAACTGATGATCATGACGTTCCCCTTTTACCGAGAGGCACGAGCAGTAGCACCAGAGAAAATTgactttcattttcatttcaccctcaaaaaaaaacccaacgccAAACTGGAAGTGAAAGTTGGTAATAGCGAGACaagttgaaaataaaatctaaaacgcaaaacaacaaGCGTTAAGAAACAATAGTGTGTGATTGGAGCAAGGTTTTCCATGGAAAATCCTATGTTGCGAAATAATGTACAGTAAGATtaattgtgatattttttcttttaaatggTGAATTTTCCCTCAAACAATGCAATATTGCGCAAATTGTATTCGCTCCATAATTCCGATGATTGGCATGCTCTTGTGGAACCAGCACAACCGTGCACCTCGCGTACATTGCACAAACATCTTGAACCACTCCCCTCGTATGCAATAATGATGTGCATcctataaaaaaacaacatctaGAGGTGTCGCGTACAGTCACACATGCAGCAGTACTCGCACTTACACATTCAGAcagtggaaaatttattgttttttagaTGATCGTATTATTTGAACAGAGTCAGATAAAGACTAGAAAAAAGGGAGGAATTTATTCTTTCAAGATACTAATCGCAACATTAAAGTACTTTGTACGATAAGTTGCAAAACTTCCACcaaaaaaatatgattttcgGCCCTCTTGATCACCCACACCACGGCGTACTCGGACATTATTACATTCGAAAAAATGAACACCATCTGCACTCGATGCAAGCCGCCGACTACTAACACAACTACTACTTGCAATGGCACTACGACACACATTGCTGTTTGGCAAAAAGCTCTTGCTTTTGCGCGTACGGGTTTACTCGATCGGTTGCGCACGATTCACATCCGTCCGTCGAGCATGCACACACGACCACAGTGCACGCATTAATCCGTCCCGACCGTGGTGTTGTGCTGTGTGGTGCAATATGGGGCTGAGTGCTCGCGAGTACACCccgggtacacacacacacagtagcaGCGATGCGTATTTTCCAAATGGACACTAGTAAGAGTAAAATATTACTTACAATTTAATACTTTTACTTCTATAGGATATGTAATAAAGAAGTGAGTCTCATTTTCTAACGAAAATAGCTAGCAGAAATGTTAACCCTAtctccaagaaaaaaaaagtatgttGAGTTATGCGACGCACATACAATGCTTAAAGAAGATAACAATTTGTACAGCGTATAAAATGGGCCCGACAATTTCAAGGTAGATAAAGAGCGATGGATCTAATCCATCGACAAACAGAGCAAGAACAGACCGTCACATGGGCGCTTATCATAAATAACATGGACTGCAAAAAAGTGCACTCTGAATGCGTTTCTGAGCCGTAATCAATAGTAAACAATACCATCCAGTACAACTTCCTTGACACACTCATTTCATTTCTGATTTttgttatgaaaattgttaagTGAATCATTAAGGTAACTAAGCGGACACCCGTTTTTAGAGAATAtaccaagaaagaaaaaagaaaattcaagCATGGTGCAAATGATGCAAAGGGATCAATGTCCAAACATGAAATGGTTTCGCTTCTGGTACTACCACGCCTTAACTACCAAACGAAGGTTCATACAAAACACCCAAATGTCCCAAATTATTATGTCTGAGCTGGTGTCTTTGTTGTCTGCGCTTTGCGTCTGCCATCGAACATTCGTTACCCATTTTGAGCTAGACGAATTTTTTATCTTCTCGTCCCTAGCTCCTCTTACCATCATTCGCCGTGAAGAAACGATACAGAACCCACCACCAGACAGGTTGCACTGATGTTGGTCATGGTTTTTCCAgcgaaaataacaaaatacaacctagcagcagcaacgtgGTGTGCTTCGACGGTTTTTCGCATTTCGTGACGTACTGATGCATCTTGCTCTCtgcaaatcacacacacacacatacacctgcTGCAAACCACTCTTAGCAGTGCAGCAGTTCGGTGTGCAGGAGCACTCACCCACCCACCAACCCACCACCAATCGATCGACGCTTTTACAGACATTCCATTCCCGTCCAGTCCAGTCCAGTAAAATTCCTGACCTAGGGGGACCACGACTGGAAACCTCGCAACCCGCTTTCCGCCCTCGGGACCCTACGCCTTTGAAGGCgccaaagaaagaaagaccTTCAAGAAGGTCGTCTGTAAAATTTTTCCACCGTGGAGAAAGTTTGTCGTCCGCACACGACCAATCTGGTGAGAGTGTCCTTTCTTGATGTGTTGTGTCTCCCCTTTTTCTCATCCAAGGGCTGGGTTCCTGCAAACAATCATTCATTCGtatgggggaggggggggggactttGTTACGTTTTTGCGTCCAATAGGACACGCGTGGAGTTAGACACGCGAAAGGATCATATTTCCCAATTAGTGCAACATGCCGTATCTTCTAATAACTGTGTATTGATATGGGGGTAATGCTTTACGGGTGGGAGATAAAGAATACAAAATGGAATTTACATTTATTATTCCATTTCGATAAGAAATTGTGGTTGCGGTTCGAGAACGATTGCGTAGCCGTAAACGGTTTAACCACAAAGTATTGGTTTTTACGTAGTAAACCACGATTTCCTTGCATATTTACAATAACAGAAAAGTATGAGAACTTTATATTTTACGTTAAGACTAAAGCAAGGAAAACGTTTGCAGAATGACTAAAATTACAGACATATCAGCCACTAAGAAGTATCTGAACAACCTCATATTTCTTAAATAAAACTATataaattaaagcaaatattTCAGCTCGTCAACTTTAACTAATAAACTAGTGACTTATGCAGCAAACATAAATAGATAATTTACGCACTAGCTTTACATTTACATTGATAGCAATTTGATAACAAAACCTCAGCACGTAATCACACAGCACCCTAACACGGAGACAGCCAACAGGCAAGACAAGAAGGCGCCCGCTCCTCTTCCGGTCACTGACCGCATTATTTGACCACACTATTTTTGTATCGCTC
It contains:
- the LOC118510460 gene encoding uncharacterized protein LOC118510460, with the translated sequence MRRNNRTRAGAGIGGGGAVVAVPINPSVSGTSGRLTTRGQDKRPLEDYRDLEMLQQQPSSSSSSSNRSSSTRKMPTRTSSRPVGTIYSITNIESVKNKMSSILSGYGKMKGLSESIHPAELIEQVVADKMQQDKLKQMQRQRHLTGSGGGGPQSSGGGGNSATYRHLLNTDLTNDSDGTSGDEEQEEEEEEGEENEGVNDICQQAHEGLQLIDEEESERSESEVNSSSGWSKRKKGGRTTVDLSACDTTSSIHGDDGEAEDEEAEDEEYETQEDPEDMQGEEEYEELDADQYVVDDEQEELDDEQDQEDDEDVEDDVEDEHEPVDTTDELQQQDDGEDGEEEDEAEDEVEEEVDEDDDDDDVQEVIDVEEHDQKRQQESSGKQKQTNGDRTSKGGHKRTDSVIYNGTHTAPQLSQADVDEREMIKISAINTKVQLNDQDKVSLDDFEMLKVLGTGAYGTVYLVRKLTGVDKNKIYAMKVLKKGIVSLKKKTAEHTRTERQVLEAIQEAPFLVTMHYAFQTESKLYLILDYVIGGELFTLLCKRLLFEESAVQIYIAEIIVAIEHLHKLGIVYRDIKLENILVDMDGHIVLTDFGLSRELVYENERAHSFCGTVEYMAPEILKPTQQGHDTAVDWWSVGVLTFELLTGASPFAAEPNDIARRITETEAIIPENLSAEATDFIRKLLVKDPKRRLGSGKSDASELKSHPFLRSINWSRLVRKQIQAPFPPVAENDRDTRNFSSEFTKLDVVENPCNPPKNADRLFRGYSYVSPKLLTKNVADRNKFIPIHNMRPQENYIRQTASKQSPFFRKYTLTSDSAIGVGSYSTCFKCQRLRSSSYFAVKILFNHPHTAGFAKHEAEALRELQGHPNVVQFVEMMEDKDYIYLVLELLDGGELLQRINRQPSQQTESRIRGYFSQMVDAVAFIHRQGYAHRDLKPENIIFERASNDRLRLIDFGFAQRLDSNTGESRIPAGTLGYTAPEVISNMHTDGTTTTTTISNSSYSLETTDLWSLGVILYTMLCGQAPFTPRQFFGHDNLASTSKQMEIITDKIRRGSFDLSSSIWMGVSESAKNLVRALLTVNPEQRITMQELQSHDWLLCDVSKRRGQQSSLAAYSRGLPSQAKVPFDKLQTNVRNTYDAFKLAEENGFRLHKEGAFRRRSLGSAMLQTQTMTITTAATTTTTPVPPAHRERRTTNIGAHAAGLVDKTHSTTVVPNHHNALSSGSSSGSSSSNSKTKRTHQQKNDLPVSSTKSIESQYSSSMEESTSSGIGRSKSSKSSLSHSGSPMRDTRQMSNSSVVIVIDEEEDEVHRDVLQNGSGSEPAVNVAAAKDPAEVSIAVEDISLASSDSGTKQKTTEEPESVVEEQTDEIVVDVEEEEEPVKENQPEEEEEEEETHVETAAVVCSRKSSAENNNNDVPTIKPQSRPAFEKPTKHARKERVKLLPPHAMLSEVRQIMSEEDFSDTTKELLGAAMNLETSPLRADKENEPAPVEATSISSSSSSSRISRYGRVCKAVDVPAPHRTAKVTIKKEKDSSVPVQPAPSASLPAKNLLFAPKLMNREFVEFRDVQCKLMPRALSAQTRDDDDDGSDTVYLGCVDDAEPYRGFDEEECEQFVGCSEYDQIIRTKLSMMRIKQQPVGEGYPYSVLGVIVPQPPRRITKRRMEVDAIGVEGLGVVATDVVVYEPRPKRLRQIERVNYSLSSRRNTYVHGRQSIAIKREVC